The Malus sylvestris chromosome 14, drMalSylv7.2, whole genome shotgun sequence genome segment CTGAAGAACACTACCTTGGCTGGTTGCGCGTTTGTTTACATTGCAATGGTTGTTGACATGTAGGACTTGGATGCTGTGGAGGCACTAATTCAAGGTCTTGTTCTCTTCCAAGGAGGCATTCTCATGGTATTTCATCCTTCATATCTTCATAATTTCCATTTGCAACGAGAGCTTATATACGAGAATTATTTGATGAACTAGTATAACTCATCAGCGTGTTTTCTTTCTTACAGGTTAGTCACGACGAGCATCTGATCTCTGGAAGTGTGGACGAGCTGTGGGTGGTATCAGAAGGTAGGATACAACCATTCCATGGCAGTTTTGAGGACTACAAGAAGATACTGCAGTCCTCGTAGATAAAAGTTATGAGCATTTCATCTGTCTCATGACCGATGACTACAGTAGACTGCTGGAAGAACACGGAATCTGGAGCGATTAGTATTTTTCCCTCCAATCAAATGGTTGAGCAATATAATCGGATTGATATGCACTTACCGGCCTTTTCTTTATAAATTGAAAACTAGTCGTTTTGTGACGATTTTGCATTGATACGCTTAAGGTTTATATTGAAGTGTGAATGAACAACAATGCAGAGTATCTATTGGAATGAGCAACAAGATTCATATGTGCTATAACTCTTGAATTACATTGTTTGCCTTTTTGATCGGACAAAGCTACTTTACTCTGCGGCTAGGGAGATATGAACTCAATTACAACGAAATGGGCAGGATAGCCCACTAACCAATTGGGGTAACGAACGTATGCATATCACACACAAGGTTTAAGCCCATTGAATTCATAGTAATACAAAAGTcgtaatctttttttttttatttttatttattttttaaacaaacgatattatctatactaaaaggGAGGATgttggcttagcctcacaataggatacaataatgtggttcgaaTTCGTCTTTAGCGAGAATTAacttaagacatctcacttacaatttaagaaaaataccaataaattgtagtactaagtggcaaaaaAAAGTGCAACTTCATAAAGTAAAACACTTGGCTATTAAAAAGTTGGTTgtttataaaataaacaaaaataaatgcgCATCCAGGGAATCGAACCCTGGTCAGTACCGTGGGAGGGTACTATGATACCACTACACCAGATGCGCATGTTGACAATTTGGTAAAATTTCCATGATTAATCAAAGTCATATGGAGAGAGAAAACAAATGCCTCCCTTGGGCGTGTTTATTAATCGATAATGGATTGTAAAATTTTTCCAGCCACTGCGTGAGTTTAATATATTAATCTCATGAGTTCAATATATTGATATTATACTTAAATTTTTCAAGCCACTACATGAGAGTAATTTTTATATGAGCTTAATATATTCATATCACATTCACTTTTTCGCCCTATTGTGAAAGGCCTAATACCACATTCCTTAAAAATTTTACTCTAAAATTTTAGGAGTATGATTTCTGATTCTAGATGGCTCTTATGAGCGTGATACTTATAAACTAGTATATTCTAAAGTATGACTGACAATTATTGAACTCGCCCTAGTGTAGCATTAGTGTTATTAGTATCAAACTCAAGCTGCCTTATTCGTATATATAAGTATTACACTCACTTAAACTATTGTTAAAGAAATTTTGTGCCAAAACCACCCTCATTTTCTTCTCATTCTAAAATAACGTTTACAACTTCACCTCCCCAACCCAAACGGACACACTCATCCAGGCTACAACcctatctctttctcttcctcaaTCCAACCAATTTCCACCTGGAGACCTTCGACTTCGGCAACATCCACAACCCATGCTCCTTGCTTGGTCGTTTTCGATTTGTAAACATGTCATTATTGCATTACGACAATTAAAAATTACTCACTTGCGTGTGAACGActgtttctagaaacccaattTAATTATGTGTTTTATCAGGATATGGGAACAATTAAATTTCAGAATATATTGGGCCTTACACTCTTTATAGCCCATTTCAAATTAAACCGCGTCCCAACCATATATAAAGTCAAACCTGTCATCCCAACTTTccaatttttgtgaaaaaaagcAATGGAAAACGAGAGCAGTATCATATCCCGGGAGAAGCTTGACCAGGTGGCGAGCTGGCTCAGCGCCACCGTGTGCACCGCCTTCTTCTCCTCCCTCGAGCGCTTCTCTTGCGTCAACCTCTCGACTACCGACCTCGATGACGAGGACGAGGACGAGGCCAAGGACCGCCCTCTCACCCTCACCAATTACAACAACAACGAACCTTCAAACGACGTCGCTAATCTCCCCGTCTGATCTCTCCCTCTATCTTTCTATCGGCCGTATTCTCCCACTAGATCTTCGTTTGTATTGTAATTAGGGTTTATCGAAAACAGCTTGTGGTTCTGAATTTTATGCGGGCGTCTCAATGTGTAATGAATGTGAATGGGGAATGTATGAGCTATATATAATGCGGATTGCAGCCGAACATATGGTTGAttaataaatttgtttttctttaattcagTATCTTGAGATGATTAACTGGTGCTTTGTTTTATTGGCATTGTAATTCCGTTGGTTGAATCATGCATGAAGTTGTAGGAACTGAAAGATTGAATCTCTGGCATTAGGTAGCAAATTAGGGATTTATGTCTGACCCTAATCGTCAATTGTTCGGATTCGACGTTTTAATCAAGTTGATTTACAATTATGGTTTTATTGCTTTGATTATCTCCTTGTTGGATACAAATTTTTCAGAATGTGCTTGATAAGTTATGCATTCAGGGAAGTGTATGTTCAGTATTTAGGGTTGCATCCTCAGTATATTACACATTAAGGAAGGTATGCTTAATAAACTATACATTCAGGGTAGCATGGAGAATATATCATACTGTTGGTTTCGTTCAGAGGTTGATCACTTGTTCGATTTGAACACCGACGTGTTCTTATTTGTCATTTATTGTGCTGGTAACCGGAGCTGTACGAGTGAAAGATTTTCCACATATTTATATAGAAATTGGAGCTTAAGACCCTGGATTTTATGTTGCCTTTCTGATCTCAACCCTTTAAGTTCCTATTGGGGTAATGTTAGATAACTTAGATGGTAGAAGTAACTTTGAAATGCTTGAGAATTGATTGCTTCTAGTTGTCTTTGGGAGTGTGTTTCCATATCTAGCTTCAAATTTCATCTATCACTCCCCTATCACACCTTGTAATGAAACTTCTCGGGAACTTTTATCTGCGATGTTGACGTTTACTGTTTCTGTATGTTTTCATATCTGTGTCTTGAATGTGCAGGATGGTGCATGTTGTAGCCTCAATGTTCCTCTACAAAGATACTGCTGTctcaaaatttgaagaaacTAGTTAATCGTCACTTGAAATAATCAATAGTACAAGCATTACAACTTTATCTTTACAATTTGATGTTTCATcttcacatctctctctctctctctctctctctctctcacacacacacacacacacacacacacacacaaaacaaacATTTCTAATCAACTAGTGCAAACGCTAGAACAAAAATACCAAGTAAAAAATGGATGGTGAAACGTTTAGTCTGCATGTTCCTTCCAACATACTAGCATCAACACACACCTTTTGATAATGTACAACCTTGCTCTCTTCTCCTTCAACGTTCTCTTGGGCGCCTGAGCTTTGGTTTGCTTTTCCGGGGAAGAAGCAGACTTCTCCATGAACCCTACTCCTCTCACTCCTCCTGGATTTCCTCCCAATTCTGTATAACACCTTTGTGCCGTGTGCACTCAGGTTATAAGGAAGGGGGAAAAAAGGAGAGGAATCTTTTCTCTTGTGTGAGTTACTATTGGCTGACGTTTCAGTTTCGGTCCTCCAGTCAACCTAGGGAGGTGCTGCTTTTCTGCTCCGGAAGCCTGGTCTTCTGCTGCCGCCTGGTCCAAAATCCAGATTTCCAGGTTGGTTGTCTGCTAAACCTTCCATTATTTTTACTGCCCTCTTTGCTTCCAGGATTTATTGCTTGCAAAAAAAAAGGACCATGGACCACCccttttttggaaatttttttgaaGGGGGGTTTTGTTCGTGaggttaattatttttgggacTGCTAGATAATTGGATTGGTGAGGTGTCCTTATGACATCTTTCAGTCTCATAAGTGAAGATTGTACGTCCGTTTGACCAACCATAGATCCTTTCAAAGTTGAAACCACTTTTTCGATCAGGGTGGGGGGTTAGATTGTGTGTCATGACTCAGCGTTACGAATCTTTGAGTTAATGCACTGCGGTTATAGTGAGGCCTAGAGAACCAACTAGTATTAGTGGTCTTCCATGGACGGGAATGCATCGTCGTGGTGAATCTATTACACGTGGGTCCTCTTTTTTATGCgattgaaaaattatttttccgGGATGATTTAGTGGTCTTGTGAAGGAGGGTATGGATTGATTGATATTGTTCGCAACCATAATCAGATCGAGTTTGAAATTCATTCTATAAACCATTGGATTGGGTTAAAGTTCCAAGGAAACCTTCCAAACCAAACCCGGTTTGGtcggttttcggttttaatgttttaaagttaaaaACCAACCAAACCGGTCCTGAACCGGTTGAGAACTCCGGAAATAGGCTCATGGTCAATTTCGAAGGGACATCTGAGGGAGGTGCTTAACCAGTAGCCACCCACACACCCTTTCcctttgtctttttctttcccctaaattttctcttttttttcttctctttttttatttttctcgttttttaacaaatatataATCTACACTGAAAGAATGATAGTGAGTTTAACCTTACATAAGCTAGTAATAATTTAATTCTCGCTTTTATTATTCCCTTTCTAAATGAATTGGCAATGAAAATTGGACGACATGTCGTATGTAAGAAAAATTGATTGGGTGCCTTTCTAAAAGGATTTCATGAgtcaaaaactcaaaagaaaacaaTGTCTCTCTCTTTTGGGGTTCTTTGGAGGTTGCATCTTGCTCGCTATTCTTATCAGTCGATAAAAAtgccaaaataaagaaaaataaataataaaaagaagaagagataaatcaatgtaaaaggGCGGATTGGTGGTGGTTTCACATGATTGCCCTAATCCCGATGGTCGGTGGTCAGCCTACGCTATTTCAAAGGACATCAAATCTCATCTTTTGCAATCAACGTATCTTTATTGggtaagaaaaatatttaaattgagGATGGTCTTTATCATTCAAATATATCAAATCTCATCTTTTTTAATGggtaagaaaaatatttaaattgacGATGGTCTTATCATTCAAATATATCAAATCATACGTATATTAGTTGGTACATGTACAGTTGATTTGTTTTATATACATAAACGATctgatttgaatgatttttttttttgtaaaaatcatCTTGTAATGAATATTAAAAAGTTGCTTGATGCAGATGTTATTCACAcaattcattttaatttttattctcacaatttcggaaaaaaaaatttcgatccGAAAAACTACGTCGATTTGTCGCTGAAGCTCGAATTGCCGGCGACTCAGAAGGTTTTTGATCGGCTGCCACGGTCAGCAGGTGGGTCCGTGTCTGCCAAAGATTTGAAGGAGTATGTGGATGAATACTACGAGGGTGCAGGGGAGGATGTGGTGGTTGCAGAGCCGGAGGATTTCGTCCCGGAGCCGGAGGGGTTCCTGCCGATGGTGAAGCACCCGGAAGTGAGGGTTTGGGCTCTGGAGGTTCATTCCCTTTGGAAGAACTTGAGCAGGAAGGTCTCTGGTGGGGTCCACAAGAAGCCTGAGTTGCACACTCTGTGCTTCCTCTGCCTGAGCAGTTTGTGATTCCCGGTTCAAGGTTTAGGGAGGTTTATTACTGGGATTCTTACTGGGTGATTAGGCAAGTCATTAGTGTtaatctctctttctttttttttagattGAAAACTTAAAACTTAACAGTTGTGGCCAAAAACACTGATAACACAGTGCTACGTCTTCTTTTTTCAACTTTTGAGGAAGCAAAGTTGGATTGATCATGTTGTCTGAATCATTGTGCACGGATCATGATAAGGCTCAGATAGGAGCAATCATTAGTAATATTAAcgagattaaatttataaaataaattaggtgTCTTTAATAAGAAAttagcacgtttatcaacaattaagtaataattcatgAGTAATGCTTGGAAGACTaacattttcaaacaaaattacaaactGAATGACGTATTGCCAATAAGAAACAAACACGTTAAttgacacttaattaataatccaatcatctacaaccacattattgagtttgcaaatttagttttaaaaaaggttttttatattagcaccccacaaacTGTTGAATGCagcccacattaaaatttaatattaaataacttatttactccactatgttatgacaattttgaccttattaggtttaaaaaaaattctaaatacaCCCTAAATCACCTTGAGCGTATTATTTctcttcttcaactatcaaaacccctctcaccctccattgttgaacgaaaccctaaccaatgaaactaaaGACATGttaattgagaaaaattatttttgattaatggaacacgaaatcgatATACCTTCCACATGTATTGAGAGAAGGTAATTTTGAAGGTCTGATGGAATCATTTGGTGCCAATCCCCATCAAATTTGTTGGTTCTTTTATGTTATTTGTATTAGAAAGATAGAGACCTAGTTCTtttcgacaaaaaaagaaaagaaaagatggaGACCTAGTTCTTCAATATATGAATGACAACATATGTCTGGGAAAACCCACCTTATCATCCCCAAGAGAAAAATTTAGCGATTAAGAAAGGCAACATTTTATGCGGCCACCCTTGAGAAAAGGTGCAGCAACTATAGGAATCTATTTCAATTGAATGTTAGACAGCCACACGCATGAAATTGAGTTGCATCTGTTCATATAGTATTAAATATCAATGGCTCTCAGatgatttgaaatcattcggcaaacaAAACGTTCAAATGTTTAGATTCAGtccatgaaaattaaaaatgagtgttataagatttgagaaatgtggggtgtatgtagaaaatataagatgtatattgagaatgtagggtgtgagggtattatgaaGAAGTATATGGGGTGCATTAAGgtaatttttaagtgaaaaagcaaatgtgggatgtattaagtatgtggggtttattcaacaatttgtagggtgttaatataataagcctaaaAAAATTGATCTCATTAGCATTACTCATAATCCACTTATCAACTctcatatcatttaatttacaaaatttaatccctctagcattttttttaaggaaaactaatgaaaatggctagaaaactttgagttttaatgataatgacaaaataaagggtaaagtgaatagtaccaggattgactttttagtgtaaaaatgtggttttttattaaagtgaatagtaccagatgcttttcgttaaagttcttttttttttattctagcTTAGACATATACTATTTACGGCACGCATAGCTAAAAGCGCTTATAtcaattaaaaacgtttttgaCAAATGTTTGGCAAGAAAAATCTTAAAACCATTTATGAGTCGTAGAAACACTTTTTTGAAAAGTACGTTTTATAGACATTTTCAAGTAAAAACACTTTTGACCAATGTACTTAtgatcaaaagcacttttatacGCAACCTAAAAAGGGCGTTACTAATTAATATACTTGGTTGACAGTGCATGTCACATGGCTTTCCATGTGTTGCATTATTACTGCTATTTGAAAATCTTCATCCTAGTTCCAGATTTTCGAAGGTGGCTTTAATCTTCATCCTATTTAGTATTTGAGCAAAAAATGCAATCGATTTTCTTGTGTAAGACTCCTTGTTAGAATGAAATCAAGAGCTAATTACGGAAGAcacatttgaagtttggaattACTACCTTAAGGTATTAAAATTTAGATCGTAAACAATTTAAGTCACACTAGCTCAAACTATTTAGGTATTTTGTTAACTGTCTAAGAGAGATATTTCAGTGTATCTGAAATATGGGGTGTAACACCacatattattatataattgaaggaaattttatttatttatttttttaagtgttCTTCTAATTGTATATGATATATGATGTTTCATTCCATGTTCCgcacacattaaaaaatctctcactcTGAAGTGCAAGGCCTGACTTTTAAAACTTGATcggactaattttttttctcccaACCACATAGGCAATTGACAAAAACCATGCAGTTTGAGCTAAAGTGGCTTCAACTGTTTACAATCAAGGATTTGATGCCCTCTTGAAAAATACCCTAAATCTCATATAGTTGTATATATAATTAGCTTTAAAATCATCACTTGATTTAGCCTCTGTTTggtattgcttttttttttttaatagaaaaattaatgaaaatgatttgaaaactttgagttttaacgataaggataaaataaagggtaaagtgaatagtaccatgattgactttttagtgtaaaaatgtgatttttcgttaaaatgaacagtactacgagcttttcgttaaaactccctctCTTTTTTTCGACTAAAACTGCTTCACTTTAAAGTTAAGCAGtaaaaaagtgtttggtaaaagtAAAATATCCTACTTATTTTAAAAGCAACGGGCTCCAGACAACAACTTTCAAAAGCAACATGTAGGTTGCTTTTAAAAGCTGCATTAATAAAAAGCAGATTTGGgtatttaataaatatttggATGAAATGCCAATTTAGTCCTTGAATTATCacctcagtgaaaattaggtaattgaattattttttcggtaaaataagtctctaaattcattaaaaattgctattttcatccctactattatattcaaagctattttattcaatttttttatcaacttaagtcacttgacacactttaaAGTGTAATACCATCATTTTTTTGTCTACAaacccttaacatttcatataggttgcaaATTTAACGTATAATTTACCTCAAATGTTAACTtacactatttttttattttatgaaaaactaataatttattctccaaagttaactccatacactattCTTTATGAAAAAACTACCAATCTACACttcaatgtgtatcacatgcaaatAACGTGATTAAATTAatggaaaattgaatatagtagcttcgaatataataggcaaatttttataattcaagg includes the following:
- the LOC126599663 gene encoding uncharacterized protein LOC126599663, encoding MENESSIISREKLDQVASWLSATVCTAFFSSLERFSCVNLSTTDLDDEDEDEAKDRPLTLTNYNNNEPSNDVANLPV